One genomic region from Polynucleobacter sp. MWH-P3-07-1 encodes:
- the gatC gene encoding Asp-tRNA(Asn)/Glu-tRNA(Gln) amidotransferase subunit GatC, whose protein sequence is MKLDDVQRIAHLSRLELNPTEAEGILPQLQAVFSLVEEMQAVDTAGLEPLAHPILFLRELAQALRVDQVTESDHRAENMLSAPAQQDGYFLVPKVIE, encoded by the coding sequence ATGAAACTTGACGATGTTCAGCGCATTGCGCACTTATCTAGACTGGAATTAAATCCTACAGAAGCTGAGGGAATTTTGCCCCAGCTACAAGCTGTTTTTTCTCTAGTGGAGGAGATGCAGGCCGTAGATACTGCGGGGCTAGAGCCTTTGGCGCACCCTATCCTCTTTTTGCGCGAGTTAGCCCAGGCTTTGAGGGTGGATCAGGTCACCGAATCTGACCATCGTGCGGAAAATATGCTTTCTGCGCCAGCGCAACAAGACGGCTATTTCTTAGTTCCCAAGGTGATTGAATGA